A region of the Sminthopsis crassicaudata isolate SCR6 chromosome 6, ASM4859323v1, whole genome shotgun sequence genome:
CTAACTGGCTTTCTGCTAAGCAGGTAGAGACTGGTCTATCCATGCTTAAAGACAGTGGAGTGATGGAAAAACATGTAATCACAATTCCATtccagagaaaacaaaaagaatcaaagaaagacACATTCAAGATTTCTGTTAAGTAGAAACTATTTATTTAAGTATGAAGTATTGCAGGGAACTATGGCATCAAATGTATGCATGACctcatagaaaattttaaaaagaaagaatattttcctCTTCAGGAAGTTGTCATCTTGAACAATTTCTTCAGAGCTTCTTTTACATCTTTGTTCCTTAGACTGTAGATCATGGGGTTCAGCATGGGAAAAACCACAGTATAAAATAAAGAGACAATTTTATCCTGCTCTAAGGAGTAGCTAGAACTAGGACGATAATAAATGTATAGAATGGAGCCATAGTACAAAGTGACAGAGATCAAATGAGAGGAGCAAGTGGAGAAGGCTTTGAGTTGTCCCTGTGTGGAGCGAATCCTTAAGATGGCAACAATGATGAAGAGGTAGGAGGTCAGAATGAAAACAATGGGTGTAAGGACATTGGAAGCCAAAAGGAAATAGAGCACAATATGGTAACTGGCCTTTACATCACATGCCAATTTTACAAGGGGTGGTAGGTCACAGAAGAAGTCATCAATGACATTATCCCCACAGAAAGTCAGGGTGAATGTTTCACTTGTAATGATAGTGGAGTTGACAAAGCCTCCAAGATATGAAACTGTTACAAGGCCCACACATAACCTTGAAGACATGGCTTGAGCATAAAGCAAAGGGTTAGATATGGCCATGTAACGGTCATACGCCATTGCAGTCAATAGGAAACATTCACTATATCCTAACCCagctgaaaagaaaaattgagccAAGCAACCAGCAAAGGAGATGCTCTTGTCACTAGAGACACATGTCACTATGTTGTTAGGAGTATAAACCGAAGAATACCAGAGATCCAGAAAAGATAAATTCCCAATGAAGAAATACATGGGAGTGTGTAGCCGGGAGTCGGTACAGATTAATATTATCAGAGCAATATTCCCCACCACGGTCACAGAGTATACCAtgaggaaaaggacaaaaagCACCAGCTGCATCACAGGATCCTGGGTGAAACCAACTAGGATGAATTCAGTTACGGTGTGATTACCTTTCTCCATAGTTTCAGAGGGTCTCATTTACATTTCATTGAAGAGTGCATATTTCAGAAGTACAGTGATTCACACCTTGGTAAAACTATTGAGAAAATAGAACTGATCACCAGATAAACCAGAatagtataaaaaatgaagaatctgTAATTCTATACCCCaatt
Encoded here:
- the LOC141546881 gene encoding olfactory receptor 9G19-like, which translates into the protein MRPSETMEKGNHTVTEFILVGFTQDPVMQLVLFVLFLMVYSVTVVGNIALIILICTDSRLHTPMYFFIGNLSFLDLWYSSVYTPNNIVTCVSSDKSISFAGCLAQFFFSAGLGYSECFLLTAMAYDRYMAISNPLLYAQAMSSRLCVGLVTVSYLGGFVNSTIITSETFTLTFCGDNVIDDFFCDLPPLVKLACDVKASYHIVLYFLLASNVLTPIVFILTSYLFIIVAILRIRSTQGQLKAFSTCSSHLISVTLYYGSILYIYYRPSSSYSLEQDKIVSLFYTVVFPMLNPMIYSLRNKDVKEALKKLFKMTTS